A single genomic interval of Osmerus eperlanus unplaced genomic scaffold, fOsmEpe2.1 SCAFFOLD_306, whole genome shotgun sequence harbors:
- the LOC134016100 gene encoding neurocan core protein-like, whose protein sequence is MAVQISELAVGQEDGAGGLVWAEPVVNMRKVTHKAIREELSNSVLLPCVFNLRTNPSHEPPRIKWTKVWGQRGSDGLQKEQSVLVAKDNVVKVKKAFQGRVTLPGYQDNRFNASLALSSLRSSDSGLYRCEVVVGINDEQDTVPLDVTGVVFHYRAPHDRYALSFPDARRVCLENSAVIATPGQLQATFADGYDNCDAGWLSDQTVRYPIQSPRPGCYGDREDSPGVRNYGNRSPDELFDVYCFAKQLQGEVFHSSVPERLSLATASTHCHTLGAQLATVGQLYLAWQAGLDQCDPGWLADGSVRYPINVPRRNCGGDDPGVRTVYHNPNRTGFPDTTALFDAFCYRELQTGIQGFEALGLGQLQTQPSEADSADPKPQHGDPKPQPSSWTGVVDLEKEGLRSLAREDESSEISEEHVVIHLRPGETSPGWDQNLDSQGGSAHEDAASVGGGHFGSSVSLPSPTASPTSHSHPTNSVLSNFVNSMMRPFRYWTGGLDTEEEALYMATATSLPEEKSGDDQMLAGTAKEVPIGGKGGASNQDNAVMGHRAGTQSVQTPSAGLGTPEEGLSELEREVVPLDPLVPAVSNRDRSDPHAQPGERPSVARTEAASSAPGGAPPSGAVGKTNPPSEADATRPQGPRGPASAPVPSSQLRWALKTMRRSKLGPPGNVAYVGKGSTWEPLEAKAGPLEVMTLPTTSRDNGENFSGEGRDQDQDQDGVKTPVTRTTTEHDRQTEAEGSGGEVEPRAPILRPTQDHTGAVTVAEHTTVSQWQLVDQPTTLPAGVPSPAREGPARPEGTGTAKEARGEILFVRRPTENLPSTSSRRDSSVGGSPGSGSSPTIRKQSWQNPQPRGTETHPSPEEATSSGFTSRPAAPMEPLTTVQSSTAQSLTTREPAAANATDGSSADSERDSTKEAPVSVAWVPEEQEKNRTVSATPQPDDRVESRSAVSESFVVGAGRPPVTTDKADQNPFVVIMPNWVFGLNPG, encoded by the exons ATGGCAGTGCAGATCAGCGAGCTGGCTGTGGGCCAGGAAGACGGGGCTGGTG gtcTGGTCTGGGCGGAGCCAGTGGTCAACATGAGGAAGGTCACCCACAAGGCCATTCGGGAGGAGCTGTCCAACagtgtcctcctcccctgcgtCTTCAACCTGAGGACCAACCCGTCCCACGAGCCGCCCCGCATCAAGTGGACCAAGGTGTGGGGCCAGCGCGGCTCCGACGGCCTGCAGAAGGAACAGTCCGTCCTGGTCGCCAAGGACAACGTGgtgaag gtGAAGAAGGCCTTCCAGGGCCGAGTCACCCTGCCGGGTTACCAGGACAACCGGTTCAACGCCAGCCTGGCTCTGAGCAGCCTGCGATCCAGTGACTCGGGCCTGTACCGctgtgaggtggtggtgggcatCAACGACGAACAGGACACCGTGCCCCTGGACGTCACAG gtgTTGTGTTCCACTACCGGGCCCCCCACGACCGCTACGCCCTGTCCTTCCCTGACGCCAGGCGCGTGTGCCTGGAGAACTCGGCCGTGATCGCCACCCCGGGTCAGCTGCAGGCCACCTTCGCCGACGGCTACGACAACTGCGACGCGGGCTGGCTCTCCGACCAAACCGTGAG gTACCCCATCCAGTCGCCCAGGCCCGGCTGCTATGGCGACCGCGAGGACTCACCGGGGGTGCGCAACTACGGAAACAGGTCCCCCGATGAGCTATTCGACGTGTACTGCTTCGCCAAGCAACTGCAAG gcgaGGTGTTCCACTCCTCTGTGCCGGAGCGACTCAGCCTGGCCACGGCCTCCACCCACTGTCACACCCTGGGGGCCCAGCTGGCCACGGTGGGGCAGCTGTACCTGGCCTGGCAGGCCGGCCTGGACCAGTGTGACCCCGGCTGGCTGGCCGACGGCAGCGTGCGCTACCCCATCAACGTCCCCCGGAGGAACTGCGGAGGGGACGACCCCGGGGTGCGCACCGTCTACCACAACCCCAACCGCACCGGCTTCCCCGACACCACCGCCCTCTTCGACGCCTTCTGCTACAGAG aactCCAGACAGGGATCCAGGGTTTTGAGGCTTTAGGGTTGGGTCAGCTCCAGACCCAGCCCTCTGAGGCCGACTCCGCCGACCCCAAACCCCAGCACGGTGACCCCAAACCCCAGCCCTCCTCGTGGACCGGCGTGGTAGACCTGGAGAAGGAAGGCCTCCGCTCGCTGGCCAGGGAGGACGAGTCGTCCGAGATCTCCGAGGAGCATGTGGTCATCCACCTGAGACCTGGAGAGACCTCTCCAGGCTGGGACCAGAACCTGGATAGCCAAGGTGGCTCCGCCCACGAGGATGCGGCGAGTGTAGGCGGCGGCCATTTTGGCTCTTCCGTCTCCCTTCCATCGCCCACGGCCTCTCCCACATCCCATTCTCACCCCACCAACAGCGTGCTGTCCAACTTCGTCAACTCCATGATGAGACCCTTCAGGTATTGGACCGGTGGGCTGGACACAGAAGAAGAGGCCCTCTACATGGCCACAGCCACCTCACTGCCTGAAGAAAAATCAGGGGACGACCAGATGCTAGCCGGGACTGCTAAAGAGGTCCCCAttggagggaagggtggagccAGCAATCAGGACAACGCCGTCATGGGGCACCGGGCCGGGACCCAGTCCGTCCAGACCCCCAGCGCAGGACTGGGGACCCCAGAGGAGGGTCTTtctgagctggagagagaggtggtcccGCTGGATCCTCTGGTCCCGGCGGTGTCAAACCGGGACCGCAGCGACCCGCACGCCCAGCCTGGGGAGAGGCCTAGCGTGGCCCGGACAGAAGCGGCATCTTCTGCCCCTG GAGGGGCTCCACCATCAGGGGCGGTTGGGAAGACAAACCCCCCAAGTGAGGCTGATGCCACCCGGCCCCAGGGCCCCAGGGGGCCGGCCTCCGCCCCGGTCCCCAGCAGCCAGCTCCGGTGGGCCCTGAAGACTATGCGTCGCTCTAAACTGGGTCCCCCTGGAAACGTGGCTTATGTGGGGAAGGGTTCCACATGGGAGCCTCTGGAAGCCAAGGCAGGGCCCCTGGAGGTCATGACTCTGCCCACCACCAGCAGAGACAATGGGGAGAACTtctctggagaggggagggaccaGGATCAGGATCAGGACGGGGTCAAAACTCCGGTTACCAGGACGACAACGGAAcacgacaggcagacagaggcggAGGGGAGCGGTGGGGAAGTCGAACCCAGAGCTCCGATCCTGAGGCCCACCCAAGACCACACCGGGGCTGTGACGGTGGCCGAGCACACCACCGTGTCCCAGTGGCAGCTGGTGGACCAGCCCACCACCCTGCCGGCCGGGGTCCCCAGTCCTGCGAGGGAGGGCCCTGCGAGGCCCGAGGGAACCGGTACCGCGAAGGAGGCCCGTGGGGAAATCCTGTTCGTCCGCCGGCCCACTGAGAACCTCCCCTCGACctccagcaggagagacagctcTGTTGGGGGGTCCCCGGGgtcaggctcctcccccaccatcagAAAGCAGAGCTGGCAGAACCCCCAGCCCagggggacagagacacacCCAAGCCCAGAGGAGGCCACCTCTTCTGGGTTCACCTCCAGGCCTGCAGCCCCCATGGAGCCTCTGACCACAGTCCAGAGCTCCACGGCCCAGTCCCTAACCACCAGAGAACCCGCCGCCGCTAACGCCACCGACGGCTCCTCTGCGGACAGCGAAAGGGATTCCACCAAGGAGGCTCCTGTCTCTGTAGCCTGGGTGccggaggaacaggagaagaacCGCACGGTCTCGGCAACTCCTCAGCCCGACGACAGGGTTGAGTCCAGGTCGGCCGTGTCCGAGTCCTTCGTGGTGGGGGCCGGCCGGCCCCCGGTGACCACAGACAAGGCCGACCAGAACCCCTTCGTGGTCATCATGCCCAACTGGGTCTTCGGCCTGAACCCTGGAG